The genomic DNA TAATAAATGTTCCTTCTAATATACATGGAATAAATGACATTTTAAGTGCAGGAACACCAATTTTATTGAGTACCTCTCTATTTATTCCAAGCCCTGCTCTAATAAGTATAACTATAAGTGCTGCTGTTCGAAGTTCTGATGATATATCCAAAATTTTATCTGATATAAATAAAAATTTTAAACTTTCAAATCCATTATTCATAAAAAAATCTCTTGAAAAAGGTCCCAATAAAACTCCGGTTAATATCATTCCAAGTAATGGTGGTAATTTAATCTTTTGAAATAATGATGAAAATAACATAGCTACCAATATTATTACTGATAAATTGAATAACATATTTCCTCCTTATATTATAAAAAATTTATGAACTATTATGTCTAATAAAAAATGTTACGTATATTCTATAATTATTACAATTTTAAATCTATTTTAATATTTTTTTTCACAATAACAATTTTATTTTTAAATCAAATTTTATAATTATTATACTACATTTTAAGTATAATTTGAAATATTTTTATTTTATGATATACTTAATATAGATTAATTCTACAATAAAAGGGGTTTTAGCATGAAAAAAGTTTATTTTGTTCTATTTTCATTAATATTTATATCTTGTAGCTCTGTAAATCAATACAATAAAACTTTTGATTTTGGTACTGATAAAGGATATAAAGATTTAACTATTCTTTTTGATGATGGAACAGATTATTATATTTTAGATAAAAAAATTAAAAATTCAAATACAAAAATTATAACTTCTAAAAATATAAAAAAAGAAAAAGAAAATATAAAAAAAGATAATATAAATACTACTTTATCAAAAGATTACACAATAAATAATTCTACTAATTTATTTTATCCGTTATCTAATTTTAAAATAACTAGAAATTTTGATAAAAACGGTAAAAAATCTATTGAAATTGCTAGTTCAGAAAATAAAATAAGTGCTTCAGCGCCTGGAATGGTTATATATTCTGGAGAAAATTCTAATCTTGGAAAAGCTATTTTTATTTATCACAACAATGGATATATTTCTATTTATTCTCATCTAACAGAATTAAAATATAAAAAAGGTGATTATATTAGAGATGTGAATACTACTATTGCTATATTTAATGATACATTTGAATACGAATTAAGAAAAAGAACTGACAAAGGAGTTATTGCTATAAATCCTATTGAAATACTTAAAAAGAAATAAAAAAAGAGGCATTTTAAAATGCCTCTTTTTTTATAAAATTAATCTTCTAATACATTCATTACTCTAGCTTGAGATACATTTGCTTGAGCTGAAATTGCTTTTTCATCATTAATTTGTTCTTTTAATTCAGATAATTTTTCATTTAATTCATCTGGATTATCAATTCTAGATGAAGCAGCTATTGTATTTTCTGATGCTATTTGTAGTTTTTTAATTTCTTTATTAAACTTATTAATATTCTCTTTATTTTCAGAACTTCTAGCTAAAATATCATCTATCGCTTCATCAATAACTTCTAACTTATTGTCGCTTATCCAAAATTCATCAAGACCTAAAGTTTGTAAATTAATTCCGTTTAATGCTTTCTGACTACTTCCTTGCAAGGACTTGGCTATTTTTTCTACTTCTATAAGCAATGCATCTGCTTTGTCTTTATAATTTACAGATGGTGTTTGTCCTTCTAGCTTACTAGTTAATTTTCTTAACTCTTCTAATTTACTTTGGATTTCAGAAAGTTGTCCACTTCCATTTTGTGCAACAGATATTTCAGTTTGATAATACTTTATTTTTCTCAGTATTTCATTTGTTTTCATTTCGAAGTTTTTCTCCCCAGCTAAAACTTCATCATTCTTAGTTGCACTAGCTTTTTTCAATAAATCAGATCTTTTTTCATAATCATTTTTCAGTTTGATATCTTTATATGCAGCTCCTCCATAAGCTCCTGTTAACTTCATGTTGACACCTCCTTTTCTCAAAAACCATGTATCATCTACTATTATACTATATCTTTATTTACTATTTCAAGTTACTTTTTATTTATCCCTGTTTTCATATATGTATTTTTTAGCTTTTTTTCATGATGTAGAGCAATAATATCTTTTTTTATATCTCCTATTTTTTCTTTATAAAGTTTTTGATTTCCATTTTCTATATCTAATATTTCCTCTATCAACTCTTTTAGCTCTATTTTTATTTCGTTATTTAAATTTTTTAATTCTATTTTTTCTAATTTTTTTTTAATTTCTATTTTCTTTTGTGATAAAAGGCTTATATATTCTTCATCTATTTCTTTTTGATTTAACTCTCTATTCTCCTCACTAGACAATCTATAAAGTTTTTTATATTCGTCTATAATATCAAGCTCTTCCAAATCCACCTTTTAATCCACCTTTCACTCCACCAGTATTTTTTACTGCTACTTTCCAAGTATCTCTTAATTCTTCTAATAATTTTTGAACTTCATCTATTTTTTCTTTATCTTTTTTTAAATTAGCTTCTACTAATTGACTTAACATATAATCATAAATACTATATAAATTTTGAGCTATTTCTCCACCACTTTTCATATCCAAAGAAGCCATTAATTCTGTTATTATATCTTGTATTTTTATTATATATTTATTAGCATTCATTATATTTTTTTCATCAATGCTTATTTTTGCTAATTTACAAAATTTTACGCCACCTTCATATAAAAGCAATATCAATTGTCCTGGTGTTGCTGTTTGAATTTGAGTATTTTTATACTGTGCATAAGCATTATTTTTGTTGTATGGATTATTATTATACATTATTTTCCTCCTAAAAATTACATAAAAAATCTACCTAAAGTACTACTATACATTCCATTATAAGTATTTTCATCATAAATTTTTTTGTATTCTCCTGTTGCATTAACAATGGTATAGTACCAATAATAATTTCTTACTAAAAAAAATAGTATTAAAAAATTTAATATATATTTTAAAATATAGCTACTTAATATATTTTTCGATATAAATATTAAATAACTTAACATTAAAAAAATTAATAATTGTTTTACAAGTGCATTATAGCTTCCTTTTTCTCTTTTTATTATTTCTTTTATTTTTACTATTGCATATTTCCCAAATTCTTTTGGAATTATTATACTTGTTATAAAAGAATACACTATTAAGGGTATTCTATAGACCAATACTATTAATAAAAGAAATATTATTGCAAAAAATGTAAATATATCATTTTTTAATATTCCTATTCCATACATAGGTAAAATAGTCAATACACTTAATAAAGATATATTTATTACTATAATAAGTATCGCTTCAATTAAGTTTTGAAATATTTTAGGGTAATATATAAGAGAATAGAGAAATATTCTTTTAATATTAATTTTACTAAGCCTTGTTTCATTTTTTACAATTGATATAAGACCTATTGAAAACATAAAAAACAAAAAATATCCCATTATAGATAACCTTAAATCTATAACTAAAAAACTTATTATGAAATTAAAAAATAATGCAGAATATAAAATATTTTTATTTCTATTAAAAAATGCAAAAGCTTCTTCATATTTTGTAAGCATTTTAATCCCCCTATAAAAATACTACTTTACTTTTTTATTTTTTCTAAACCACTTAATTATTCTTATTTAGTTATAAAACTATACTTTCATTATTGCATCTATCATCTTAGCTACTCTTTTTGTTTCTTTTACATCATGTACTCTCAAAATATTAGCTCCATTTTGTACAGATAATGCTGCCACTGCTAGACTTCCTTCAAGTCTATCATCAGTCTCTACATCTAAAATTTTTCCAATAAACGATTTTCTTGAAGCTCCAATAAGTATCGGCAATTCAAATTCTTTAAATTTATTTAAATATTTTAAAATTTCTAGATTATGCTCTATCGTCTTACCAAATCCTATTCCTGGATCTAATATTAATCTATTTTTTTCAATCGAATACTTATCTAATTTTAATAAGAGAGTCTTAAATTCATCTTTTATGTCATTTATTATATTATTATAAGTAGGATTATTTTGCATTGTTTGAGGTGTCCCTTGCATATGCATAGCGATTAAATAGCATTCATACTCTTTAACTACTTCAAGCATCTTTTCATCTCTAAATCCAGTAATATCATTTATTATATCTACATTATACTTTAGACATTCTTTTGCTACTTCACTTTTATAAGTATCAATAGACAATATTACATCAAATTCTTTTTTTATTCTAGAAACAATAGGTATTACTCTATCAAGTTCTTCTTGTAACGGTACTACTTTTGCTCCCGGTCTAGATGATTCAGCTCCTACATCAATAATATCTGCACCTTCTTTTATCATTTCTTCTACTCTAATTAAAG from Hypnocyclicus thermotrophus includes the following:
- a CDS encoding M23 family metallopeptidase, whose protein sequence is MKKVYFVLFSLIFISCSSVNQYNKTFDFGTDKGYKDLTILFDDGTDYYILDKKIKNSNTKIITSKNIKKEKENIKKDNINTTLSKDYTINNSTNLFYPLSNFKITRNFDKNGKKSIEIASSENKISASAPGMVIYSGENSNLGKAIFIYHNNGYISIYSHLTELKYKKGDYIRDVNTTIAIFNDTFEYELRKRTDKGVIAINPIEILKKK
- the fliS gene encoding flagellar export chaperone FliS — translated: MYNNNPYNKNNAYAQYKNTQIQTATPGQLILLLYEGGVKFCKLAKISIDEKNIMNANKYIIKIQDIITELMASLDMKSGGEIAQNLYSIYDYMLSQLVEANLKKDKEKIDEVQKLLEELRDTWKVAVKNTGGVKGGLKGGFGRA
- the folP gene encoding dihydropteroate synthase — protein: MKKIDFFENTKIMGILNVTPDSFSDGGKYNNIDKALIRVEEMIKEGADIIDVGAESSRPGAKVVPLQEELDRVIPIVSRIKKEFDVILSIDTYKSEVAKECLKYNVDIINDITGFRDEKMLEVVKEYECYLIAMHMQGTPQTMQNNPTYNNIINDIKDEFKTLLLKLDKYSIEKNRLILDPGIGFGKTIEHNLEILKYLNKFKEFELPILIGASRKSFIGKILDVETDDRLEGSLAVAALSVQNGANILRVHDVKETKRVAKMIDAIMKV